The Armatimonadota bacterium genome includes a region encoding these proteins:
- a CDS encoding amidohydrolase: MVNQQPDINFFDCNAQIGRYSVRHPEALTTADELTKEMEYIGISEALVYHSMAKEYAPSVGNEMLIQEIKGKPLHPCWVVMPHHTGEMPPPDELLAQMRKKGVRALRAFPVLHQFRLSKWCSGELLEMIEANNIPLFLDMDQTSWEDVAQILRDYPKINLILLRTSYRIDRYIYPLFEKYEGLRIETATYQVNFGIEEVCRRFGAYRLLFGTGLPFTEAGPSIAQIAYADISDEEKAMIAGKNLCNLLQNVGY; this comes from the coding sequence ATGGTTAATCAACAACCGGATATAAACTTTTTCGACTGCAATGCGCAAATCGGAAGGTACAGCGTCCGCCATCCCGAAGCATTAACTACTGCGGATGAACTGACGAAAGAAATGGAATACATCGGCATCTCGGAGGCACTCGTTTACCACTCCATGGCAAAAGAATATGCGCCATCCGTCGGAAATGAGATGCTGATTCAAGAGATAAAAGGGAAGCCGCTCCACCCCTGCTGGGTCGTGATGCCGCACCACACCGGCGAGATGCCTCCCCCGGACGAGCTCCTGGCGCAAATGAGAAAAAAAGGCGTCCGCGCCTTGCGTGCGTTCCCTGTGCTCCACCAATTCCGCCTATCGAAGTGGTGTTCCGGCGAGCTCCTAGAAATGATTGAGGCAAATAATATTCCCTTATTTCTCGACATGGACCAAACGAGTTGGGAGGACGTCGCCCAAATACTCAGGGATTATCCGAAGATTAACCTTATTCTTCTTAGGACTTCCTACCGAATTGACCGATATATTTATCCACTGTTTGAGAAATACGAAGGCTTGCGCATTGAAACCGCAACATACCAGGTGAACTTCGGGATTGAGGAGGTGTGCAGGCGGTTTGGAGCCTACCGCCTTCTCTTCGGCACCGGTCTTCCATTTACGGAAGCAGGTCCTTCAATTGCCCAAATCGCTTATGCCGACATCTCCGACGAAGAGAAAGCAATGATTGCAGGAAAGAATCTCTGCAACTTATTGCAGAATGTAGGGTATTAG
- a CDS encoding right-handed parallel beta-helix repeat-containing protein — translation MKGCPIKTMKLCPLAAVILIIMCAPKAKASADNSHAKPVYAQVSSVEALLKSVAEANEKGGTIILEPGTYTITEPIVIRRSDVCLAGSGWNTVIKRKGDGDALVFQGSLWNCSVRNLAITGDSNAKTGSGIVFKDGEWSGIAYIDYCRIMNFAESGIRFEGNPKAPFSSNTVSNCWLVGNLGHQLYSRYNNDFYITGNQFGMQPNRVPRTGAYLDHSSAGTYTKNYHWGNQVALRIIGSHFNRIENNRLEQSLESGIVIGDPKSDEWSQLNIFLGNTIHTNSETNSGKFSAVVAYKAVDTTFCSNQIFSWDSNSTKMKSGLVLGQGCRNWIVKDNIIRHCVETPIVYDRKVGHIVKDNILDTQK, via the coding sequence TTGAAAGGCTGTCCGATTAAGACAATGAAACTGTGCCCTTTAGCGGCAGTCATTCTAATCATTATGTGCGCACCGAAGGCAAAGGCATCCGCCGATAATTCGCATGCAAAGCCGGTTTATGCGCAGGTATCGAGCGTCGAGGCGCTTTTAAAATCCGTTGCTGAGGCGAACGAAAAAGGAGGTACAATCATACTCGAGCCAGGCACTTATACAATCACCGAGCCGATTGTAATTAGGAGAAGCGACGTGTGCTTAGCCGGCAGCGGCTGGAATACCGTAATCAAGCGAAAAGGCGATGGCGATGCCCTAGTATTCCAAGGCAGCCTTTGGAACTGCTCAGTGCGCAATCTTGCAATCACAGGAGATTCAAATGCAAAGACTGGGTCGGGCATAGTATTTAAGGATGGCGAATGGTCTGGAATCGCTTACATTGACTACTGCCGCATCATGAACTTTGCCGAAAGCGGAATTCGCTTTGAGGGAAATCCCAAAGCTCCATTTTCCTCGAATACGGTGAGCAACTGCTGGCTGGTAGGCAACCTAGGCCATCAGCTTTACAGCCGCTACAATAATGATTTTTACATCACCGGCAATCAGTTTGGAATGCAACCTAATAGGGTTCCTCGAACAGGTGCATATCTCGACCATTCATCCGCAGGAACCTACACAAAAAATTATCACTGGGGCAATCAAGTTGCCTTGAGGATAATAGGGAGCCATTTTAATAGGATTGAAAACAACCGGCTGGAGCAGAGTTTGGAAAGCGGCATCGTAATTGGCGATCCGAAAAGCGATGAGTGGAGCCAGCTAAACATTTTTCTTGGAAATACCATACATACAAATTCCGAGACCAATTCGGGGAAATTTTCGGCGGTCGTCGCATACAAGGCGGTTGATACAACGTTCTGCTCAAATCAAATATTCAGCTGGGACAGCAATTCAACCAAAATGAAATCCGGCTTGGTTCTCGGCCAGGGGTGCAGAAATTGGATTGTTAAGGACAACATAATCCGCCACTGTGTGGAAACTCCAATTGTGTATGATAGAAAAGTTGGCCACATTGTGAAAGATAATATCCTTGACACGCAGAAGTGA